tatttattgattttatttgtacatatttattctatttattttattttgttaatatgttttgttgtctgcctcccccttcgtacatatttattctatttattttatttggttaatatgttttgttctgttgtctgtctcccccttctagactgtgagcccgctgttgggtagggaccgtctctagatgttcccttccccacagcacctgtatatatgtttgtacggatttattactctatttatagattttatttgtacatatttattctatttattttattttgttaatacattttgttgtctgtctccccctgcgtacgtatttattctatttattttatttggttaatatgttttgttctgttgtctgtctcccccttctagactgtgagcccactgttgggtagggaccgtctctagatgttgccgacttgtacttcccaagcgcttagtacagtgctctgcacacagtaagcgctcaataaatgcgattgattgagtgaatgaatgaaaaatgacgtCGACGCTGAATGAAAAAACTGATTACAGTCAGAGAAAAGGAGAGGTTTTACCTTAGCGAGAATGGACACAGAATGAACTTTTCTCTTATTGTTCACGATGCTATCGGTCAGGTCCGCTACCGACAGCCCCACAGACCAGGATCGTTGACCTTTGGTCGACAGTATTTCCACGGCTCTGAATTTCAAGAAGCgggggagagaaaaatgagaaaatgagacTCGGATCTTTTCGAGACATTCGTTCTACGCAGAAGTTACGGTCATTCGTTCGTtccattgaatttattgaatccttaatcaatcaatcgtatttattgagcgcttactgtgtgcagagcactgtactaagcgcttgggaagtacaagttggcaacatatagagatggtccctacccaacagtgggctcacagtctaaaagattgcccACTTACTGCTCTTTGGCACTGAAaatctcttgagagagtacaatataacaataaataagaagcagcgtggctcagtggaaagagctcgggcttgggagccagaggtcacgggttctaatcccgcctccgccacttgtcggctgtgtgactttgggcaagtcacttcacttctctgggcctcagtgacctcatctgccaaatggggattaagactgtgagccccccgtgggacaacctgatcaccttgtatgcccccccccaacgcttagaacagtgctttgcacatagtaagtgcttaacaaatgccattattattactattattactattataaatagatacattcataatagatgagaagcagcgtggctatgagaagcagcgtggttcagtggaaagagcccgggctttggagtcagaggtcatgggttcaaatcctggctccaccaattgtcagctgtgtgactttgggcaactcacttcacttctctgtgcctcagttacctcatctgtcaaatggggatgaagactgtgagccccacgtgggacaacctgatcaccttgtatgccccgccagcgcttagaacagtgctttgcacatagtaagcgcttaacaaatcccattattattattattattatagacacattccctgcccacaacgagcatacagtctcgaTGATTTCTAAGCAATATCATGGTGCAGTAGAGGAACAGCCTGGCCCCACTCTGAGTTAAGAAAGACGGAGACAGCTAACTGATCTGTCACACTAAGGAGGTTATCAGATAGATGCTacttaaccaatggtatttcataataataataataataatgatggcatttattaagcacttactatgtgcaaagcactgttctaataataataataattacatttattaagtgcttactatgtgcaaagcactgttctaagcgctggggaggttacaaggtgatcaggttgtcccacggggggctcaaagtcgtaacccccattttacagatgaggtcactgaggcccagagaagtgaagcgacttgcccaaagccacacagctgacaatggtggagccgcgatttgaacccatgaactccgacgccaaagcccgggctctttccagtgagccacgctgcttctcatttaccgagcacttatactgtgcggagcactgtactaagcgcttaaatacggcACCTCGTTTTTTGTTTTTCTAGTTCTTTCGCTCCTCCGGGCCAATGGGGACCTAAATATTTTTGGCCTGTATTAGCGACCCAGGCGGAATTGAGAGATAAGCGGGCTTTCTTCAAGTGCGTGAACTTCCAGGGAGAATACATCTGGGAAATCAGCTGGATGGTTCAAAGGGTGTGGACTTCCCGGGAATTCTGCCAAACATTTTCTTCTCTCAGAAGGTCTCGGAGAACTTCCGTGACTGGTTCCTGAGACCTTCCACCGCGGATTCCTTTAATTACCACCTCTccgctgatgattcccaaatctccatcatctccctcccctgcagtctcatatttcctcccaccttcaggacatcgctacttggattTCCTGCCAACCCCTCAAACTAAccgtgtccaaaagagaacttatcttcccacccaaatcctacacttcccatgactttcccatcactatacatgggacaacctgatcgccttgtatcctccccagcgcttagaacagtgctttgcacatagtaagcgcttaacaaatgccatcatcatcatcatacagagaagcagcgtggctcggtggaaagagcccgagctttggagtcagaggtcacgggttcaaatcctggctccgccacttgtcagctgggtgactttgggtgagtcgcttcaattctctgcgcctcagttacctcacctgtaaaatggggattgacagtcagtcccccgtgggacaacctgatcaccttgtaacctccccagtacttagaacagtgctttgtacatagtaagcgcttaataaatgccattattattattattattttatttgtacatatctattctatttattttattttgttagtatgtttggttttgttctctgtctcccccttttagactgtgagcccactgttgggtagggactgtctctatatgttgccaatttgtacttcccaagtgcttagtacagtgctctgcacatagtaagcgctcaataaatacgattgatgatgatgatattattatctcAGCATTACCTGTTGGCTAACTGCACCTGGGAGCTATTAGGCAGGATTTCTTCAGGGCCACCCCAGGCTGGCACTAGGAAGGAAATGAAACATATCTGTGATTATACCGAGGCCTCTCGTTCACAATAAGGAAAGAGCTTTGATagcaggatttcattcattcattcaatcgtatttattgagcgcttactgtgtgtactaagcgcttgggaagcccaagtcggcagcatatagagacggtccctacccaacagcgggctcacagtctaaaagggggagagagacaacaaaacaaaacttacaaacaaaataaaatacatagaatatgtacaagtaaaatagagtaataaatatgtacaaacatatatacatatatacaggatttcattcattcattcaatcgtatttattgagcgcttactgtgtgcagagcacttaagagaagcagcatggcctagtggaaagagaatgagcgtgggagtcagaggagctgggttcgaatcccgactccaccacttacctgctgtgtcaccttgggcaagtcacctcacttctctggacctcagttccctcatctgcaaaatggggcttcaatacttgctctccccactacttagaactGTGGGCCTCACCTGGAgcctggtgattcattcattcattcagtcgtatttattgagcgcttactgtgcgcagagcactgtactaagcgcttggaaagtccaggttggcaacatctagagaccgtccctacccaacagcgggctcacagtctagaagggggagacagacaacacagcaaaacacattaacaaaataaaataaatagaataaatatgtacaagtaaaataaatggagtaataaatatgtacaaacatatatacaggatttaaaagaagcagcatggcctagtagaaggagaatGAGTGTGGGAGTCagcggagctgggttctaatcccaactccgccacttacctgctgtgtcaccttgggcaagtcacctcacttctctgggcctcagttccctcatctgcaaaatggggcttcaatacttgttctccccactacttggAACAGTGGGCCTCACCTGGAGcctggtgattcattcaatcgtatttactgagcgctggactaagcgcttgggaagtccaagttggcaacatctagagacggtccctacccaacagcgggctcacagtctagaagggggagatagacaacaaagcaaaacgtattaacaaaataaaataaatagaataaatatgtacaagtaaaatagagtaataaatacgtacaaacatctatacatatcttgcacctaccccagagcgtagcacatagtaagcgcttaactctctctccccctcgtccccctctccatcccccccttcttacctccttcccttccccacagcacctgtatatatgtatagatgtttgtacatattgattactctatttatttatttatttattttacttgtccatatctattctatttattttattttgttagtatgtttggttttgttctctgtctcccccttttcgactgtgagcccactgttgggtagggactgtctctatatgttgccaacttggacttcccaagcgcttagtccagtgctctgcacacagcaagcgctcaataaatatgattgattgattaacaaataccacaattattattattattatatggtatttgctacgctcttactatgttccaagcattatactaagtgctggggtagacaaaagttactcaggttggacgtagtccccgtcccacatggggctcacagtcttaatccccattttacccaagaGGTGACTGaatcagtaagtcagtcatatttattgagcccttcctgtgcgcagagcactgtgctaagcgcttgggagtgcaaaATGTAACACTAAACAGGcaaactccctgtccacaatgaacttatagtctagaggaggagacggacattaatagaaagaaataaatgacagaaatgtacagaagtgctgtggggctgggagtggggatgaatacagggagcaagtcagggcaatgctgaCTTGAGACGACgctgaactgaggtccagagaagtgaagtgactggcccagggtcacccagcaggcaattctgcacatagtaagcgctcaataaatacgactaagccctactgagagctcacctcctccaggaggccttcccagactgagccccctccttcctctccccctccccatccccccttccctacctccttcccctccccacagcccctgtatatatgtttggacagatttattactctatttattttgcttgtacatatttactattctatttattttatgtcattaatatgtgttgttttgttgtctgtctcccccttctagactgggagcccgctgttgggtagggaccgtctctctatgttgccaacttgtacttcccaagcgcttagtccagtgctctgcacacagtaagcgctcaataaatacgactgaatgaatgaatgaaatgagaagcggtgtggctcagtggaaagagcccgggctttggagtcagaggtcctgggttcaaatcccggctccgccaattgtcaactgtgtgactttgggcaagtcacgtcccttctctgggcctcagttaccttatctgtaaaatggggatgaagactgtgagccccccatgggacaacctgaccaccttgtaacctccccagcgcttggaacagtgctttgcacatagtaagcgcttaataaatgtcagtattctgattagaacagtgctttgcacatagtaagcgcttaataaatgccatcattattattatcattattaaataccattggttaagtAGCATCTATCAGGTAACCTCCTTAGTGTGACAGATCAGTTAGCTGTCTCCGTCTTTCTTAACTCAGAGTGGGGCCAGGCTGTTCCTCTACTGCACCATGATATTGCTTAGAAATCATCTAGACTGtatggtcgttgtgggcagggaatgtatctatttaagcgctcaataaatgtcattattattattatacgtacatatctataattctattcatttatatcgatgccagtttacttgttttgatgtctgtctcctccccttctatactataaacccggtgagggcagggattgtcccttttgctgaattgtactttccaagcacttagtgtggtgctctgcacatagtaagcgctcaataaatacgaccgaatgaaagaACGAGTGAAAAAGAACAAAGGGGTCGTAAGGGTTCAGCGCTTCCATCTAGGCCTGGGCAAAGCGGCAATGAAGTTGGAAATTCGTGAaccgttccatatttttccatttatttatttcgttagtatgtttggttttgttctcttctcccccttttagactgtgagcccactgttgggtagggaccgtctccagatgttgccaacttgtacttcccaagcgcttagtactgtgctctgcacacagtaagcgctcaataaatacgattgattgattgattgattgattgattggaaaaccgCTTTCGCTTCCACAGCATCTGCCGAACGGGATCCGACCGTCTTCGCAGACCGGGCTGGCCGGTGGAGAAAGCACGACggacgggggaaggggagaggctcaACCACCTGTTACCTTTGTCGTTCCCCTGTTCGCCAATGATCCACACGCCCTTCCCTGGGGCCTGCGCTTTCAAGACGTTGGCAACGATGTATTGGAACCGCTCCGAATCCAGATTGCATCCAATTCCGATCACTTGGTTTTCGGGAAATGAGCTCAGTTTCCAAGCCACATAAGCCATGATTTCCACTGATGGGGGCAAAGTAGAAATGGGCAGGTGAAATTCCAGAAACGGAGCTGCTGTTCCAACTCCACGTCCTCcgcgccctccctccgcacatccgcccagctagctctcttcctcccttcaaagccctactgagagctcacctcctccaggaggccttcccaaactgagcccccttttccctctcctcctccccatccccccccaccctacctccttcccctcctcacagcacctgtatatatgtttgtacagatttactgctctattttacttgtacatatttactattctatttattttcattcattcaatcgtattgagtgcttactgtgtgcagagcactgtagtaagcgcttcgaaagtacaagttggcaacataacatttatttagttaatgatgcgcatctagctttacttctatttattctgatgacacctgtccacacgttttgtttcgctgtctgtctcccccttctaggctgtgagcccgtcgttgggtagagaccgtctctagatgttgccaacctgtgccctgcacacagtaagcgctcaataaatacgactgaatgaatgaatgaacgaacccgattatcttttatctaactcgagcgcttagaacagtgcctggcacatagcaagcacttaacaccattacaccattattattgctgctaataataatccgctgatctcctcaccgtacctcgctctcgcctgtcccaccatcgacccccggcccacgtcatcccccgggcctggaatgccctccctctgcccatccgccaagctcgctctcttcctcccttcaaggccctgctgagagctcacctcctccaggaggccttcccagactgagccccttccttcctctcccccctcgtccccctctccatcccccccatcttacctccttcccttccccacagcacctgtatatatgtatatatgtttgtacatatttattactctatttattttacttgtccatatctattctatttattttattttgttagtatgtttggttttgttctctgtctcccccttttagactgtgagcccactgttgggtagggactgtctctatatgttgccaatttgtacttcccaagcgcttagtacagtgctctgcacatagtaagcgctcaataaatacgattgatgatgatgatgataataataataaaaaatcggACGGGAATCGGCCTTTTACCCGGCTGAGAAGCGACCAGCAGGACGCTTTGTTGGCTGAAGTTGGCCAGGGCAGGGACCAGTCCTCTGAACAGATCCACATTGGCCTGGATCGCGTCGAGGTAGGACTGAGAATCCCCTAACGAGTTCACCGTGAGGACCACCACTTGCGAATGGGCCGAGGCGGCAGGATCTGAGGGACGAAACAGAAATGGTCGGAGGTCACGGAGCAGGACTGAATCGCGTGTGGACGTCATCACCTACGGCCGGGAGCTTCGCCATACATTTCGCCGAGGACGGGTTTCAGCAGGCTTACAAAGGGGGATCCGCTGCGTTTGGCTGATATCTACGAGGCGCTTCTTCTCCGGTAGCAAAATAAACCAAGCGTTCAGTAGGGTCAAGGACTTCTAGAGTTATCGGGGCATAATTTGGCCAAGAGGCCAAGAAACTTTGCTTGggctttctcttttcccccccgTTTTGTGAATGGCTACCTGTCCCTTAATACAATACGCACAGAATTGGGCCTACAAAGACACAATATTCATGGCCAGGCCAACTGGCTCAGAAGCGTTCgtacgatcgtatttattgagcgcttactgggtgcagggcactgtattaagcccttcggagagtacagtgcaacggtaagcagacacattccctgcccacggtgagcttacagggtTGAAAGAGACTAGAAATAGGTCACATCACACAATAGGAAAAGAGGGCTATGCGATTTCAATCTATGGCAGTGATGTCAAttatgcagtgctccgcacacggtaagcgctccataaatacgattgaatgaattagtgatgtCAGTGATGaaaaaattaaatattttttgttcgttttttggggggttttattttggtgtttgttaagcactttctgcatgccaggcactgtactaagcgccggggtagataccagctaatcaggttggacccagtccctgtcccactgggggctcacagtcttaatccccattttacagatgaggtaactgaggcccagagcagtgaggcgacttgcccagggtcacacagcggacaagtggcggagccgggactaaagAAAttatgatgacgacgatgatgaattAAGTCTCCCATCAAAAATGGAAGCTGAGCCTCGGTCTCTTAGAACATGTGCGAaggtatatcatcaatcgtatttattgagcgcttactgtgtgcagagcactgtactaagcgcttgggaagtacaagttggcaacatctagagacggtccctacccaacagtgggctcacagtctagacgactaGATgatcttgagtaataataataataataatgatagcatttattaggcacttactacgtgcaaatcactgttctaagcgctggggaggttacaaggtgatgaggttgtcccacggtgggctcacagcctcaatccccattttacagatgagagaactgaggcccagagaagtgaagtgacttgcccaaagccacgcagctgacaagtggcggagccgggatttgaacccatgttcaaATGTTCCCATGTtcatgggatttgaacacattctagactgtgagcccaccgctgggtagggatcgtctctatatgttgccaacttgtagttcccaagcgcttagtccagtgctctgcacacagtaagcgctcaataaatacgactgattgattgattgattgatgacctcggactccaaagcccgggctctttccactgagccacgctgcttctctgaatgtaccccagcgctcagtacggtggttggcacatggtaggtgcttgacaaatgttattagtattattatcaccacaaattaaagccaaatgcaggCAGGAGTAGCTTGTAAAACAAAGAAAACCCGCCGGGACAAGTCCCCCTAGGGCAGAACCCATCAGACCTTTGCTGATCTCCACATTCGGTAAACCAAAAATGTCTAAGTCCATGGTTCCTCCTTTAATTCCGCCGTCGGAGAGGTCCAAAAGGACCACCTTGTCCGCAACACCCTGGACAGAAAAAGAAATTCTCAGGACGGCAGCAGAACACGCACCGTTTACCCTGGgagaaaaaacaaacacacacacaaaaaacccgCTCCAGAATCACTGCAGTTTCCTCACAGGCtgacaagagtaataataataataatgatggcatttattaagcgcttactatgtgcaaagcactgctctaagcgctggggaggttacaaggtgatcaggttgtcccacggggggctcacggtcttcatccccattttccagaggagggaactgaggcacagagatgtgaagttactcgtccaaagtcacacatctaagtggcagagctgggatttgaacccatgacctctgactccaaagcccgggctctttccactgagccacgctgctagtctatttattttgttaatgatgtgcacattgctgtaattctatttgttctgacgattttgacacctgtcttcatgttttgttttgctgtctctttcaatcaatcaatcaatcgcatttattgagtgcttaccgtgtgcagagcactgtactaagcgcttgggaagtacaagttggcaacatatagagacggtccctacccaacagtgggctcacagtctaaaagggggagacagacaacaaaaccaaacatactaacaaaataaaataaatagaatagataggtacaagtaaaataaataaatagagtaataaatatgtacaaacatatatacatatatacaggtgctgtggggaagggaaggaggtaagatgaggggatggagagggggacgagggggagaggaaggaaggggctcagtctgggaaggcctcctggaggaggtcggtaggtcatgggttctacttctggctctgccacttgtctgttgtgagaccttgggcaagtcgcttcacttccctgggcctcagttacctcatctgcagcgtggctcagtggaaagagcccgggctttggagtcagaggtcgtgggttcaaatcccggccccggcaactgtcagctgggtgacttggggcaagtcacttcacttctctgggcctcagttacctcatgtgtaaaatggggataaagactgtaaaccccccttggggcaacctgatcaccttgtaacctccccagcgcttagaaaagtgctttgcacatagtaagcgcttaacaaatgccatcattattatttgtaaaatggggattgagactatgagccccatgtgaagactatgagctcttgtcttgggcaagtcacttaacttctctgcgcctcagttacctcatctagcgcttagtacagtgctctgcacacagtaagcgctcaataaatacgattgatcatgatgatgatgatgtaaaatgggggtgaagactgtgatccccacgtgggacaacctgatcaccttgcatcccccccagcgcttagaacagtgctttacacgtagtaagcgcttaacaaatgccatcatcgttattattattattattattgttattgtgagggacagggactgtgtccaaccagattccagcacttagtacagtgcctggcacatggtaagcgcttaacaaataccatcattaatattattattatgacggagGCCTGATCCCTGAGTGACGTGGagctacagagagaagcagtgtggctcagtagaaagagctcaggcttgggagccagagctcatgaattttaatcccagctctgccagctgtcagctgggtgacgttgggcaagtcacttcacttctctgggcctcagtttcctcatctgtaaaatggggatgaagactgtgagccccccgtgggacaacctgatcaccttgtatccccccccagcgcttagaacagggctcggcacatagtaagtgtttaacaaatgccaagtatttttattattactattttagactgtgagcccgctgttgggtagggactgtctctatatgctgccaatttgtacttcccaagtgcttagtacagtgctctgcacatagtaagcgctcaataaatacgattgatgatgatgatgtgccaagccctgttctaagccctggtgtagagacgagaagcagcgtggctcagtacaaagagcccgggctttggagtcagaggtcatgggttcaaatcccggctccgccaattgtcagctgggtgactttgggcaagtcacttcccttccctgggcctcagttccctcatctgtaaaatggggatgaaggctgtgagccccacatgggacaatctgatcaccttgtatcccccccagcgcttagaacagggctcggcacatagtaagtgcttaacaaatgccaagtattattatcattactatgtgccaagccctgttctaagccctggtgtagagacgagaagcagcgtggctcagtggaaagagcccgggctttggagtcagaggtcaggggttcaaatcccggctccgccaattgtcagctgggtgactttgggcaagtcacttcacttctctgggcctcagtttcctcatctgtaatatggggatgaagactgtgagccccccgtgggacaacctgatcaccttgtatcccccccagcgcttagaacagggctcg
This genomic stretch from Tachyglossus aculeatus isolate mTacAcu1 chromosome 22, mTacAcu1.pri, whole genome shotgun sequence harbors:
- the UEVLD gene encoding ubiquitin-conjugating enzyme E2 variant 3 isoform X2, with product MIAKFQEELPLYSATPSSEGQRAELLAYIAKITQGVSDVNSKSRENEEKKINKITVVGGGELGIACVLAISAKGVADKVVLLDLSDGGIKGGTMDLDIFGLPNVEISKDPAASAHSQVVVLTVNSLGDSQSYLDAIQANVDLFRGLVPALANFSQQSVLLVASQPVEIMAYVAWKLSSFPENQVIGIGCNLDSERFQYIVANVLKAQAPGKGVWIIGEQGNDKVPAWGGPEEILPNSSQVQLANRAVEILSTKGQRSWSVGLSVADLTDSIVNNKRKVHSVSILAKGSYNINSEVFLSLPCILGPEGVTKVMETTLNDDRLLKKLQGSAASLHDLQRRLQI